One Phycisphaerae bacterium DNA window includes the following coding sequences:
- the glgP gene encoding alpha-glucan family phosphorylase: protein MTQVRSFMVLPALPEPLRPLRDLAYNLWWTWSAESFELFRRMDIDLWRELKHNPVAMLAQVRQERLDRLASDPAYLAWLHRVLEAMEAYFERPTWFDKNFGNRPVGTIAYFSAEFGIHECLPIYSGGLGTLAGDHLKSASDLGLPLVGVGLLYRQGYFHQYLTQDGYQFEDYPELNFAELPIVPVRDENGHHLTVSMDVGGHDVAAQVWLVRCGRVNLYLLDTNVARNRPEDRDITARLYGGDQETRIRQEIILGIGGVRALAALGIDPSVCHMNEGHSAFLAIERIQQKMRREGLTFEEAREVVATGTVFTTHTPVPAGIDTFPSALVTRYMTGYCQALGINQNRLLELGRMNASDANEPFSMAVLALRLAYLSNGVSALHGEVSRKMFSAVFPGVPVNEVPITSITNGVHIRSWMSSEVAHLYDQYLGPQWADDPLNQAIWQRVDLIPDAELWRSHERLRERLVAFARRRLKLQLIARGAPPAEIDAADEVLDPEALTLGFARRFATYKRATLLMRDPDRLARILTSGDRPVQLIIAGKAHPKDEAGKELIKRIVAMTKTPQLRNRLVFLEDYDMSITRSLVWGVDVWVNTPVKLHEASGTSGMKVIPNGGINMSVLDGWWPEGFDGTNGWAIGDRRIYGNQDYQDHMEAESFYELLEKEIVPRFYDRGADGLPRRWVATMKSSMRTCCPVFNTNRMVREYAERFYLPAAERWHRFSQEKYKVSRDIATWRQKLLQRWSEISIDSLQADIPQTVTVGNRLAVQAEIRLGSIDPAEVSVELYYGPLDARGLITMGSSAPLHCQNRDGPSGRYKYTGEIPCEYSGHYGYALRIVPHHPEMAARYNIGLVRWG, encoded by the coding sequence ATGACCCAAGTGCGCAGTTTTATGGTCTTGCCCGCCTTGCCGGAACCTTTGCGCCCCCTCCGGGACTTGGCCTACAACCTGTGGTGGACCTGGAGCGCGGAATCGTTCGAGCTGTTCCGCCGAATGGACATCGATCTCTGGCGGGAGTTGAAACACAACCCTGTGGCCATGCTTGCCCAGGTTCGACAAGAACGCCTCGATCGGCTGGCAAGCGATCCGGCCTACTTGGCTTGGCTCCATCGGGTCTTGGAGGCCATGGAGGCTTACTTCGAGCGACCGACCTGGTTCGACAAGAACTTCGGCAACCGCCCGGTGGGCACGATCGCGTATTTCTCTGCCGAGTTCGGTATTCACGAATGTCTACCCATCTACTCCGGCGGCCTCGGTACCCTGGCCGGCGACCATTTGAAGAGCGCCAGCGACTTGGGCTTGCCATTGGTCGGCGTAGGACTCCTCTATCGCCAGGGCTACTTCCATCAGTACCTCACCCAGGACGGCTATCAATTCGAGGACTACCCCGAGCTGAACTTCGCCGAACTCCCGATCGTGCCCGTGCGCGACGAGAATGGACACCACCTGACCGTCAGCATGGACGTCGGCGGACACGATGTGGCTGCCCAGGTCTGGCTCGTCCGCTGCGGGCGAGTGAATCTCTACCTGCTCGATACCAACGTCGCTCGCAACCGGCCGGAGGATCGCGATATCACCGCCCGCCTGTACGGTGGTGACCAGGAGACGCGTATCCGTCAGGAGATCATCCTCGGTATTGGCGGTGTCCGGGCTTTGGCTGCTCTGGGTATCGACCCATCGGTCTGCCACATGAACGAGGGCCATTCGGCGTTCCTGGCGATCGAACGTATTCAGCAGAAAATGAGACGCGAAGGGCTCACGTTCGAAGAGGCCCGGGAGGTCGTCGCCACAGGTACGGTCTTCACCACCCATACGCCCGTGCCGGCCGGTATCGACACCTTCCCCAGTGCCCTGGTGACCCGGTACATGACCGGCTACTGCCAAGCCCTGGGTATCAACCAGAATCGCCTCCTGGAGTTGGGCCGGATGAACGCCTCCGACGCCAACGAGCCATTCAGTATGGCGGTGCTCGCCTTGCGACTCGCGTATCTGAGCAACGGGGTGAGCGCTCTTCATGGGGAAGTCTCCCGGAAGATGTTCAGCGCGGTCTTTCCAGGTGTGCCGGTGAACGAAGTACCGATCACCTCTATCACCAACGGGGTGCACATCCGCAGCTGGATGTCCAGCGAGGTGGCTCATCTCTACGATCAGTACCTCGGTCCGCAATGGGCGGACGATCCGCTGAATCAGGCCATCTGGCAACGTGTAGATCTGATTCCGGACGCGGAACTCTGGCGGTCGCATGAGCGGCTTCGGGAACGGCTGGTGGCCTTCGCTCGTCGGCGTCTGAAACTCCAGCTCATCGCCCGCGGCGCCCCTCCGGCCGAAATCGACGCGGCCGACGAGGTGCTCGATCCCGAGGCCCTCACCCTCGGCTTCGCTCGCCGGTTCGCCACCTACAAGCGGGCGACCCTTTTAATGCGCGACCCCGATCGCCTGGCCAGAATCCTCACCAGCGGCGACCGCCCCGTGCAGCTCATTATTGCCGGGAAGGCCCATCCCAAAGACGAGGCCGGCAAAGAACTCATCAAGCGGATTGTGGCCATGACCAAGACGCCCCAACTCCGCAACCGGTTGGTCTTCCTCGAAGACTACGACATGAGCATCACCCGGTCCCTGGTCTGGGGCGTGGATGTGTGGGTCAATACGCCCGTCAAGCTCCACGAAGCCAGCGGCACGAGCGGCATGAAGGTCATTCCCAACGGCGGTATCAACATGTCGGTGCTTGACGGCTGGTGGCCTGAGGGATTCGATGGTACCAACGGCTGGGCAATCGGCGATCGCCGCATCTACGGCAACCAGGATTACCAGGACCATATGGAGGCCGAGTCGTTCTATGAACTGCTCGAGAAGGAAATCGTGCCCCGGTTCTATGACCGCGGAGCGGACGGCCTCCCGCGCCGGTGGGTGGCGACGATGAAATCGTCAATGCGGACCTGCTGCCCGGTGTTCAATACCAACCGCATGGTTCGCGAGTATGCCGAACGGTTCTACCTGCCTGCGGCCGAGCGATGGCACCGGTTCAGCCAGGAGAAGTACAAAGTCTCGCGCGACATCGCCACTTGGCGGCAGAAGCTGCTCCAGCGATGGAGCGAAATCAGTATCGACTCGCTGCAAGCCGATATTCCGCAGACCGTCACGGTCGGCAACCGCCTGGCGGTTCAGGCCGAAATCCGGCTCGGCTCCATCGATCCCGCCGAGGTATCGGTGGAGCTGTACTACGGCCCGCTGGACGCTCGTGGCCTGATCACCATGGGCAGTTCGGCCCCGCTGCATTGCCAGAATCGCGACGGCCCGTCGGGACGGTACAAGTACACCGGCGAGATTCCCTGCGAGTACAGCGGTCACTATGGCTACGCCCTTCGGATCGTGCCGCACCATCCGGAAATGGCCGCCCGTTACAACATCGGACTGGTACGCTGGGGTTGA
- the ispD gene encoding 2-C-methyl-D-erythritol 4-phosphate cytidylyltransferase: MGKMAVIIVAAGKSTRFGGKEKKILAKLDGRPMFLRSVEQFVNREDVCQTLLVIAPEDAEHIKEKFGANLGFMGVKPVTGGPLRCDSVANGLAAVIPEAEFVAIHDAARPCVSQEMIDRVFAEAGKTNAAILAAPLRGTIKRAGESLVVDETISREGLWEAQTPQVFKRDLIEQAYARRGEFEGEPTDDAQLVERLGHPVQIVESDFSNLKVTAPGDIALAQSIVKNRPKGRPKGPLGAFEEAQW, from the coding sequence ATGGGCAAGATGGCAGTCATCATTGTGGCCGCGGGCAAGAGCACCCGGTTTGGCGGCAAGGAGAAGAAGATTCTGGCCAAGCTCGACGGTCGGCCGATGTTCCTCCGCTCCGTGGAGCAGTTCGTCAACCGTGAAGACGTGTGTCAGACTTTGTTGGTCATTGCTCCCGAGGACGCGGAGCACATCAAAGAGAAGTTCGGGGCCAATCTGGGCTTCATGGGTGTCAAACCGGTCACCGGCGGGCCGCTGCGTTGCGACTCGGTAGCCAACGGTTTGGCGGCGGTGATTCCCGAGGCCGAGTTCGTGGCCATCCACGATGCTGCCCGCCCGTGCGTGAGCCAGGAGATGATTGACCGCGTTTTTGCCGAGGCGGGGAAAACGAACGCCGCGATCCTGGCCGCCCCGCTGCGCGGGACGATCAAGCGGGCAGGCGAAAGCCTGGTGGTTGACGAGACGATCTCCCGCGAAGGGCTGTGGGAGGCTCAGACGCCGCAGGTATTCAAGCGCGATCTGATCGAGCAGGCTTACGCCAGACGCGGCGAGTTCGAGGGCGAGCCCACCGATGACGCCCAGTTGGTCGAACGTTTGGGCCATCCCGTCCAAATCGTCGAGTCTGATTTCAGCAACCTGAAAGTCACCGCTCCGGGCGACATCGCCCTCGCCCAGTCCATCGTCAAGAACCGCCCGAAAGGACGGCCGAAGGGACCGCTGGGCGCCTTCGAGGAGGCCCAATGGTAG
- a CDS encoding Gfo/Idh/MocA family oxidoreductase, translating to MSKVKVGIIGTGFVGDIHAAAFKMVPDAEVIAVASPTPGKAKAFARDHGIASGFEDYRQLLAMKDLQMVTLCLPNDLHCQVAVDAAKAGKHVVCEKPLCRTLQEADRMIAACREANVLLMYAEELCFAPKYVRAKKLVDEGAVGRAFLVKQSEEHFGPHSSWFWDVDKSGGGVLLDMGCHSIEYARWIFGKPEVKSVFANMGVRVHTDKTRGEDHSLCIVEYEGNRVGLAENSWAKTGGVDDKCEIYGSAGFTRADLLRGSSLLTYSESGYGYAVEKAGSTKGYTFTMFEEIWNYGFPQEMAHFVRCAQGLEKPVETGEDGRKVLKIILAAYESAGTGRRIEWPYEPRQVDKPIDLWLGR from the coding sequence ATGAGCAAGGTGAAAGTTGGGATCATCGGCACGGGGTTCGTGGGCGACATTCACGCCGCCGCCTTCAAGATGGTTCCCGATGCCGAGGTGATCGCCGTGGCGTCGCCGACGCCCGGCAAGGCCAAGGCGTTTGCCCGTGATCACGGCATCGCCAGCGGGTTCGAGGACTATCGGCAGCTACTGGCCATGAAGGACCTTCAGATGGTCACGCTCTGCCTGCCGAACGACCTGCACTGCCAGGTGGCGGTCGATGCCGCCAAAGCGGGCAAGCACGTGGTGTGCGAGAAGCCGCTGTGCCGTACGCTGCAGGAAGCCGACCGGATGATCGCCGCCTGCCGTGAAGCCAACGTGCTTCTCATGTACGCCGAGGAATTGTGCTTTGCGCCCAAGTACGTACGGGCCAAGAAGCTCGTGGATGAGGGTGCCGTCGGGCGGGCTTTTCTGGTCAAGCAGAGTGAGGAGCACTTCGGGCCGCACAGTTCGTGGTTCTGGGACGTAGACAAGTCCGGCGGCGGCGTGCTTCTGGACATGGGTTGCCACTCGATCGAGTACGCCCGCTGGATCTTCGGCAAACCCGAGGTCAAGAGCGTTTTTGCCAACATGGGCGTCCGCGTCCACACCGACAAGACTCGAGGTGAGGACCACAGCCTGTGCATCGTCGAGTACGAGGGCAACCGCGTTGGGCTGGCGGAAAACAGCTGGGCCAAAACCGGCGGGGTGGACGACAAGTGCGAGATCTACGGCTCGGCGGGCTTCACCCGGGCGGATCTGCTCCGGGGCAGCTCGCTGCTGACCTACAGCGAGAGTGGCTACGGCTACGCGGTGGAGAAGGCCGGCTCGACCAAAGGCTACACCTTCACCATGTTCGAGGAGATCTGGAACTATGGCTTCCCGCAGGAGATGGCTCACTTCGTACGCTGTGCTCAGGGGCTGGAGAAACCGGTCGAGACGGGCGAGGATGGCCGGAAGGTGCTGAAGATCATCCTGGCGGCCTACGAATCGGCCGGCACCGGTCGTCGAATCGAATGGCCCTACGAGCCGCGGCAGGTGGACAAGCCGATCGACCTATGGCTGGGGAGGTAG
- the tgt gene encoding tRNA guanosine(34) transglycosylase Tgt — MLTFEVRQADPGGRARCATVTTPHGQIRTPAFMPVGTRATVKGLWPQQVRDSGADILLANTYHLLQRPGAELVEQLGGLHKFMAWNGPILTDSGGYQVFSLADLNKVTDEGVTFRSHIDGQTIHMDPLSATRIQNQLGADIIMAFDQCPPGDADRATAQAAVDRTIRWAGRCRSAHQRSDQALFGIVQGGVYCDLRLACAHRLIEMDFPGYAVGGLSVGETHEQMVAVLREVVPALPPDRPRYLMGVGMPRDILAAVQAGIDMFDCVLPTRNGRNGSAFTGDGTLRLRNEKHRLDPGPLEENCPCPTCRQFSRGYIRHLFLVGEMMGPILVSVHNLWFYQRFMARLRDLIPDGDYATMLAEFPVAGEPGRADSRINTD, encoded by the coding sequence ATGCTCACTTTCGAGGTGAGGCAGGCCGATCCGGGCGGGCGGGCACGCTGCGCGACGGTGACAACGCCGCACGGCCAGATCCGTACCCCGGCGTTCATGCCGGTAGGAACGCGGGCCACAGTCAAAGGCCTCTGGCCCCAGCAGGTGCGCGACAGCGGCGCGGATATCCTGCTCGCCAACACTTATCACCTGCTTCAGCGGCCGGGAGCAGAACTGGTCGAACAGCTCGGCGGGCTGCACAAGTTCATGGCCTGGAACGGCCCCATCCTGACCGACAGCGGCGGCTATCAGGTCTTCTCGCTGGCCGACCTGAACAAGGTCACCGATGAAGGCGTGACCTTCCGTTCCCACATCGACGGCCAGACGATCCACATGGACCCGCTCTCGGCCACCCGGATCCAGAACCAGCTCGGCGCCGACATCATCATGGCATTCGACCAGTGTCCGCCGGGCGACGCCGACCGAGCCACCGCCCAGGCGGCGGTCGACCGGACCATCCGCTGGGCCGGGCGATGCCGCTCCGCCCACCAACGCTCCGACCAGGCCCTGTTCGGGATCGTGCAGGGAGGTGTCTACTGTGACCTGCGGCTGGCGTGCGCCCACAGGCTGATCGAGATGGACTTCCCTGGTTACGCAGTGGGAGGATTGTCGGTCGGTGAGACCCACGAGCAGATGGTCGCGGTCCTACGCGAGGTCGTGCCGGCCTTGCCTCCCGACCGGCCACGATACCTGATGGGCGTGGGCATGCCTCGGGACATCCTCGCGGCGGTTCAGGCCGGTATCGATATGTTTGACTGCGTTCTGCCGACGCGAAACGGACGCAATGGCTCCGCGTTTACCGGGGACGGGACACTGAGACTGCGAAACGAGAAGCACCGCCTCGATCCAGGACCACTTGAGGAGAACTGCCCCTGCCCCACCTGCCGGCAGTTCAGCCGGGGGTACATCCGGCATCTATTCCTCGTGGGAGAGATGATGGGGCCGATTCTGGTCTCGGTCCACAATCTGTGGTTCTACCAGCGGTTTATGGCCCGGCTGAGAGACTTGATTCCAGATGGGGATTACGCGACGATGCTGGCCGAATTCCCCGTGGCCGGCGAGCCCGGCCGGGCGGATTCACGAATCAACACGGATTGA
- the yajC gene encoding preprotein translocase subunit YajC gives MMLPILAQDAGNFLWIGLILMLVVFYGVMLSGSRKDKKARQEMLAGLRKNDRVMTIGGIIGSVVSVTDNEVTLKVDESANVKITVVRSAIQKVLVEDEKPSL, from the coding sequence ATGATGCTTCCCATTCTGGCTCAGGACGCCGGCAACTTCCTCTGGATCGGCCTCATCCTGATGTTGGTGGTCTTCTACGGAGTCATGCTCTCCGGCAGCCGAAAAGACAAGAAGGCTCGCCAGGAAATGCTCGCCGGGCTACGCAAGAACGATCGGGTCATGACCATCGGAGGTATCATCGGCTCTGTCGTGTCCGTGACCGATAATGAGGTAACACTGAAGGTTGACGAATCGGCCAACGTCAAGATAACCGTCGTTCGCAGCGCCATCCAGAAAGTGCTGGTCGAGGACGAGAAGCCGAGCCTGTAG
- a CDS encoding cupin domain-containing protein, producing MIIADLAKIDGRTYPARRRTQNVVGGASPIQFTQFCMGYVTLEPRGGQVPWHNQEQEEVYFIVEGTGEACVGSERQTVRSGQAVKIPPREFHQLTNIGETPLKMIYVYGPAGDVAHWRQELSGTLPKAGVDAPPLPDGAWPQCTETP from the coding sequence TTGATTATCGCTGATTTGGCCAAGATTGACGGCCGGACGTACCCCGCCCGGAGGAGAACCCAGAATGTGGTCGGCGGAGCATCGCCGATCCAGTTCACCCAGTTCTGCATGGGTTACGTGACGCTGGAACCGCGCGGCGGGCAGGTCCCGTGGCACAATCAGGAACAGGAGGAGGTTTACTTCATCGTCGAGGGGACCGGCGAAGCCTGCGTCGGCTCCGAGCGGCAGACCGTTCGTTCCGGCCAAGCGGTCAAGATCCCGCCCCGCGAGTTCCATCAGCTCACCAACATCGGCGAGACCCCGCTGAAGATGATCTACGTTTACGGACCGGCCGGCGACGTCGCTCACTGGCGTCAGGAACTCAGCGGGACACTGCCCAAAGCCGGCGTCGACGCCCCCCCGCTGCCCGACGGCGCCTGGCCGCAGTGCACGGAGACGCCTTAA
- a CDS encoding serine acetyltransferase — protein MPAAFQIGEALPGLVDRIVQSYESDDRTRHTDKTYLPSRAEVVEIIHMLLELAYPGYFGRQNLTRHNVKYHVGELLPKLGERLFRQIDHALCYKEEVDGRTRPEKKPCDAKARRITMEFLERIPAIRARLAGDVQAAYDGDPAAINTDEVILAYPGVLAVTVYRFAHELHMLGVPLIPRMMTEWAHTATGTDIHPGASIGPNFFIDHASGVVIGETTDIGENVKLYQGVTLGALSFPKDERGRIIRGHKRHPTVQAGVTIYANATVLGGETVLGDSSIIGGSVFLTNSIPPNATVSMKPPELKVRKRGEKDDQYPFGVYGEGI, from the coding sequence ATGCCCGCGGCGTTCCAGATTGGCGAGGCTCTGCCTGGCCTGGTGGACAGAATCGTCCAGAGTTACGAGAGCGACGATCGCACCCGCCACACCGATAAGACCTACCTGCCCAGTCGGGCCGAGGTTGTCGAGATCATCCACATGCTGCTCGAATTGGCCTACCCCGGCTACTTCGGTCGGCAAAACCTGACCCGGCACAACGTGAAGTACCATGTGGGTGAACTGCTGCCCAAGCTCGGCGAGCGGCTCTTTCGCCAGATCGACCACGCCTTGTGCTACAAGGAAGAAGTCGACGGCCGGACCCGCCCGGAGAAAAAGCCCTGCGATGCCAAGGCCCGGCGGATCACGATGGAGTTCCTGGAACGTATTCCGGCTATCCGGGCAAGGCTGGCTGGTGATGTCCAGGCAGCCTATGACGGTGACCCGGCAGCCATCAACACCGACGAAGTCATCCTCGCGTATCCGGGCGTTCTGGCCGTGACCGTGTACCGCTTTGCCCACGAGCTGCACATGCTCGGTGTCCCGCTCATTCCCCGAATGATGACCGAGTGGGCCCATACCGCCACCGGCACCGATATCCACCCGGGAGCCAGCATCGGGCCGAACTTCTTCATCGATCACGCCAGCGGCGTGGTCATCGGCGAAACAACCGACATCGGGGAGAACGTGAAACTCTACCAGGGGGTCACCCTCGGTGCCCTGTCCTTCCCCAAAGATGAACGTGGACGCATCATCCGCGGCCACAAACGCCATCCCACCGTCCAGGCCGGCGTGACCATCTACGCCAACGCCACGGTCTTGGGCGGCGAGACCGTTCTGGGCGACTCGTCCATCATCGGTGGTTCCGTCTTCCTGACCAACAGCATTCCGCCGAACGCCACCGTCAGCATGAAGCCGCCAGAGCTGAAAGTCCGCAAGCGCGGCGAAAAGGACGACCAATACCCCTTCGGGGTGTACGGAGAGGGAATATAG
- the larC gene encoding nickel pincer cofactor biosynthesis protein LarC, with protein MRIAYVDCFSGASGDMILASAIAAGADIERLRRDLAGLGVPGFRIEATQVCKQGFAATQFDVVVDPAVEKPHRHLKHILQIIQGGVLPDQVRRRAEAIFKRLAEAEAKVHGTTAEKVHFHEVGAIDSIVDIVGACLALDQLGVEQVHVSPIPTGSGTIACSHGQMPVPAPATVELLKGVPLASCDEIGELTTPTGAAILTTLAHAYGPMPAMTVKQIGVGAGRREGQTRPNILRLILGESAESPGGEEADEILVLETNLDDVTAETIGYVCERLLAAGAMDVFTSPITMKKNRPATLLTVLASSDLRSVVENILFSETTTFGVRAHPVRRSKLSRSMATVETEFGPIPVKVGRRSGRVVRVSPEYEDCRAAAERLGRSLMDVMEAARRAWK; from the coding sequence ATGCGCATCGCCTATGTTGACTGCTTTAGCGGGGCCAGTGGGGACATGATTCTGGCGTCGGCCATTGCGGCCGGCGCGGACATCGAGCGACTGCGGCGAGATCTGGCCGGCCTAGGCGTACCGGGTTTTCGAATCGAAGCCACGCAGGTCTGCAAGCAGGGTTTCGCCGCCACGCAGTTTGACGTGGTGGTCGATCCGGCCGTCGAGAAGCCTCACCGGCACCTTAAGCACATCCTGCAGATCATCCAGGGCGGCGTGCTTCCGGACCAGGTCCGACGGAGAGCGGAAGCCATCTTCAAGCGTCTGGCCGAGGCTGAAGCCAAGGTACACGGCACGACCGCGGAGAAGGTCCACTTTCACGAAGTGGGTGCGATCGACTCGATCGTGGACATTGTCGGGGCGTGCCTGGCCCTGGATCAGCTCGGTGTCGAGCAGGTGCACGTGTCCCCGATACCCACGGGCAGCGGGACAATCGCGTGCAGCCACGGCCAGATGCCGGTTCCGGCGCCGGCCACGGTTGAACTGCTCAAAGGCGTGCCCTTGGCCAGCTGTGATGAGATTGGCGAGCTCACCACGCCGACGGGGGCGGCCATCTTGACCACGCTGGCCCACGCCTACGGTCCCATGCCGGCGATGACCGTCAAGCAAATCGGTGTCGGTGCCGGTCGGCGCGAGGGCCAGACTCGCCCGAACATTCTGCGGCTGATCCTAGGCGAGTCAGCCGAGTCACCCGGCGGCGAGGAGGCGGACGAGATCCTGGTGCTGGAAACCAACCTGGACGACGTGACCGCTGAGACGATTGGCTACGTTTGTGAGCGGTTATTGGCGGCCGGTGCGATGGACGTATTCACTTCGCCGATCACCATGAAGAAGAACCGGCCGGCGACCTTGCTGACCGTTCTGGCATCGTCCGATCTGCGGTCCGTGGTCGAGAATATCCTCTTTTCGGAGACGACCACGTTTGGCGTTCGTGCCCACCCGGTCCGGCGGAGCAAGCTGAGCCGGTCGATGGCGACGGTGGAGACCGAGTTTGGCCCGATCCCGGTCAAGGTCGGGCGGCGAAGTGGACGGGTCGTGCGCGTTTCGCCGGAGTACGAGGATTGCCGCGCGGCTGCCGAACGGCTTGGTCGGTCGCTGATGGACGTTATGGAAGCGGCACGCAGAGCATGGAAGTAG
- a CDS encoding alkaline phosphatase family protein encodes MVIGLDGATFDVLDPLMAAGKMPHLAELVRTGTAGILNSTKPPITPAAWTTFMTGKGPGQHGIVDFERYDVKTNKLTFNSTLEIRVKTIWEMLSEKGFRVGSVNVPMTYPPRRVNGFMISGFETPSIESDFTWPPELKTEILKRWPDYSYRSSWKRKAIGGDEVFEQNIRFIERSFSQGAEVATFCGQKYGWDVLMVLYKLVDNLQHKTWKYLDPVLSQINWNPKRAALVTGCFEKLDVALGELFRYARQNRATILIMSDHGHGSLDGKAQPNALLSQWGYLKIKSPMTQASVRTRQVMDRLLGRTSKRFEANLGIEHELALDWSQTRACVIHAGIYGFLYVSLKGRQPGGLVDPADYEPLRDELRRRFLAVTARRPSGETIPVYAEVHKTEELYQCSREEQPWLPDLLLVPQPGLAVVRKIRGSAPVRWSSLRHLEGTHRIEGIFIANGPNVRQGHRIHAQIADIAPTLLASLGLRVPRDMEGKPLAELFTTPPTIEFETPQATTVGDFEEIYSEAEKAALTKRLTELGYLE; translated from the coding sequence ATGGTCATCGGGCTGGACGGGGCCACGTTCGACGTGCTCGATCCGCTGATGGCCGCCGGCAAGATGCCTCACTTGGCCGAGCTGGTCCGAACCGGTACGGCCGGCATTCTCAACTCCACCAAGCCGCCGATCACCCCGGCCGCCTGGACTACCTTCATGACCGGCAAGGGCCCCGGGCAGCACGGGATCGTCGATTTCGAGCGCTACGACGTCAAGACCAACAAGCTGACCTTCAATAGCACGCTGGAAATCCGGGTCAAGACCATCTGGGAGATGCTCAGCGAAAAGGGCTTCCGGGTCGGCTCGGTGAACGTGCCCATGACCTACCCCCCTCGACGGGTCAATGGCTTCATGATCTCCGGATTCGAGACCCCGAGCATCGAGTCTGACTTCACCTGGCCGCCCGAACTGAAGACGGAGATCCTCAAACGGTGGCCGGACTACAGCTACCGGTCAAGCTGGAAGCGAAAGGCCATCGGCGGCGACGAGGTCTTCGAGCAGAATATCCGGTTTATCGAAAGGAGCTTTAGCCAAGGTGCCGAGGTAGCTACGTTCTGTGGCCAGAAATACGGCTGGGACGTCCTGATGGTCCTGTACAAGCTGGTGGATAACCTCCAGCACAAGACCTGGAAATACCTCGACCCGGTCCTGTCGCAGATCAACTGGAACCCGAAACGGGCCGCGCTGGTGACCGGCTGCTTCGAGAAGCTGGACGTCGCCCTGGGCGAACTGTTCCGCTACGCCCGCCAGAACCGGGCCACCATCTTGATCATGTCCGACCACGGACACGGCAGCCTGGACGGCAAGGCCCAGCCCAACGCCCTGCTCAGCCAGTGGGGCTACCTCAAGATCAAGAGCCCGATGACCCAGGCCTCGGTGCGAACTCGGCAGGTCATGGATCGGCTGCTCGGCCGGACCAGCAAGCGATTCGAGGCCAACCTCGGCATCGAGCATGAGCTCGCTCTGGATTGGTCGCAAACCCGGGCGTGCGTCATTCACGCGGGCATCTACGGCTTCCTGTATGTCAGCCTCAAGGGGCGTCAGCCCGGTGGACTGGTCGATCCGGCCGATTACGAGCCGCTTCGCGACGAGCTGCGCCGCAGGTTCCTGGCGGTCACCGCTCGCCGTCCGTCCGGCGAAACGATCCCGGTTTACGCCGAGGTCCACAAGACCGAGGAACTGTACCAGTGCTCGCGCGAGGAGCAACCCTGGCTGCCCGACCTGCTGCTCGTACCTCAGCCGGGTCTGGCCGTGGTCCGCAAGATCCGCGGCTCCGCTCCAGTGCGGTGGAGTTCTTTGCGCCATCTGGAAGGCACCCATCGAATCGAGGGCATCTTCATCGCCAATGGTCCCAACGTCCGCCAGGGCCACAGGATCCACGCTCAGATCGCCGATATCGCCCCGACGCTCCTCGCCTCACTCGGCCTGCGCGTGCCCCGGGATATGGAGGGCAAACCCCTCGCCGAGCTGTTCACCACGCCGCCCACGATCGAGTTTGAGACACCCCAGGCGACCACCGTTGGCGACTTCGAGGAGATCTACTCCGAGGCCGAGAAGGCGGCCCTCACCAAGCGACTGACCGAGCTTGGATACCTCGAGTGA